A region from the Drosophila mauritiana strain mau12 chromosome 2L, ASM438214v1, whole genome shotgun sequence genome encodes:
- the LOC117141914 gene encoding uncharacterized protein LOC117141914, whose amino-acid sequence MNNIEEDTEAAFERLQAVIPQVKQAYEEAIGQIFSDLNSSDIESCASILEEHECTSLDTEQIVSSTQRLMTKIVLDVNQCFFSGNDVETKLTTLEMLKEQFAAHEGKKWNFNSLSPEELTRPLRMHNLNLSITFMEQQLKIQEKELEIAMAKSIKNRQLIHDVHAERVKVGCMMKQQMAEYQAIKPQLMEMERLINDSYL is encoded by the exons ATGAATAATATTGAAGAGGACACCGAGGCGGCCTTCGAACGGCTCCAGGCCGTCATTCCCCAGGTGAAGCAGGCCTACGAGGAAGCCATTGGACAGATCTTCTCGGACTTAAA CTCCTCAGATATTGAGTCGTGTGCCTCCATCCTCGAGGAACACGAATGCACAAGCCTGGACACCGAGCAAATAGTCAGCAGCACCCAGCGGCTCATGACCAAGATCGTCCTCGATGTGAACCAGTGCTTCTTCTCCGGCAACGACGTGGAGACCAAGCTGACGACGCTGGAAATGCTCAAGGAGCAGTTTGCCGCCCACGAGGGCAAGAAGTG GAACTTCAACAGTCTGTCCCCTGAGGAACTCACTCGCCCGCTGCGCATGCACAACTTGAATCTAAGCATCACATTCATGGAGCAACAGCTTAAGATACAGGAAAAGGAACTCGAG ATTGCTATGGCCAAAAGCATTAAAAATCGACAGCTTATACATGATGTCCACGCTGAACGTGTGAAAGTGGGATGTATGATGAAGCAGCAGATGGCAGAGTATCAGGCCATAAAGCCACAACTAATGGAAATGGAACGGCTAATAAATGATTCATATTTGTAG
- the LOC117141909 gene encoding probable ATP-dependent RNA helicase DDX28, producing MLNLSVVLRVQSSRHVASYATAAAVKTQTKPPKAKSSRDKGKKQKEEPLISCRRRQFDLTQYERTDAKFGSLSLASKGWLHNKSKGDFFILNASVRGEELQQEMQAVDEFLESTGMRIHPQLLENLRVELGIKLLTGIQKQGMPVVHGKEHCLIAAETGCGKTITYLLPILDKLLQKEVVTERKLNTPRILILTPGRELATQIAGVTEKLTQGTNLKVQSLLGGNTKQLMMNPQFEEVDILVATLGALSKLVTTGIYRMEQVRHLVLDEADTLLDDTFTDKLSYFLRRFPFHLVEKEDAGTQMILASATMPTNTREILHKVIDVDTIREVVSPHLHRLMPHVTQKFLRLSKADRPATLMSLVKHDLAKRRPLIVFSNKSTTSDFVSIFLNNSGVNCLNLNGDMLMKIRLGRFEQFQNGHCDVLSTTDVGSRGLDTTRARHVVNFDFPLHVSDYIHRCGRIGRVGNMDKALVTNLISSRREIDVVQRIEHAARTGGLLPDVNANIRNIINKRIVAEMKAAGMPVPALGSQNGHTSQEEAF from the exons ATGCTGAACTTGTCCGTGGTGCTCCGAGTGCAATCCTCGCGCCATGTGGCTTCATATGCCACAGCGGCGGCAGTTAAGACTCAAACGAAGCCACCAAAGGCAAAGTCCTCGAGGGACAAGGGCAAAAAGCAGAAGGAGGAGCCCCTAATCTCCTGCAGAAGAAGACAGTTCGATTTAACCCAATACGAGCGGACGGATGCCAAGTTTGGGAGTCTTTCGCTGGCCTCCAAGGGCTGGCTGCACAACAAATCCAAGGGAGACTTCTTCATTCTGAACGCCAGCGTGCGAGGTGAGGAACTCCAGCAAGAAATGCAGGCTGTCGACGAGTTCCTTGAGAGCACGGGGATGCGTATTCATCCCCAACTCCTGGAGAACTTGCGCGTCGAGCTGGGCATCAAACTACTGACGGGAATCCAAAAGCAGGGAATGCCCGTTGTCCATGGAAAGGAGCACTGCCTGATTGCCGCTGAAACTGGGTGTGGAAAAACCATCACATATCTCCTGCCCATCTTGGACAAACTCCTCCAGAAAGAAGTGGTCACCGAGCGAAAACTCAACACCCCCCGCATCTTGATCCTCACTCCCGGCAGAGAACTAGCCACGCAGATTGCTGGGGTCACGGAGAAGCTCACCCAGGGCACCAATCTCAAAGTGCAATCTTTACTTGGCGGGAATACCAAGCAGCTTATGATGAATCCACAGTTCGAGGAGGTGGACATACTGGTGGCCACTCTGGGGGCACTTAGCAAACTTGTGACCACTGGCATCTACCGCATGGAGCAGGTTCGACACCTGGTTCTAGACGAAGCGGACACCCTGCTGGATGATACATTCACGGACAAGCTCTCCTACTTTCTCAGGAGATTTCCC TTCCACTTGGTAGAAAAGGAGGATGCTGGCACCCAGATGATCCTGGCCTCGGCCACCATGCCCACGAACACCCGAGAGATCCTTCACAAAGTCATCGACGTAGACACCATCCGTGAGGTGGTTAGTCCGCACCTGCATCGACTGATGCCTCATGTGACGCAGAAGTTTCTGCGCCTGTCAAAGGCCGATCGCCCCGCCACACTCATGTCACTCGTGAAGCATGATCTTGCCAAGCGTCGCCCTCTAATCGTGTTCAGCAACAAGTCCACCACCAGTGACTTCGTTTCCATCTTCCTGAACAACAGCGGAGTGAACTGCTTAAATCTGAATGGGGATATGCTGATGAAGATCCGTCTGGGCCGCTTCGAGCAGTTCCAAAACGGTCACTGCGACGTCCTTTCCACAACCGATGTGGGAAGTCGCGGCCTGGATACCACACGAGCTCGACATGTGGTCAACTTTGACTTCCCGCTCCACGTCTCCGATTATATCCACCGTTGTGGCAGGATCGGGCGAGTGGGTAACATGGACAAGGCGCTAGTCACGAACCTCATATCATCGCGCCGCGAAATCGACGTCGTCCAGCGGATTGAGCACGCAGCTCGAACAGGTGGACTTCTGCCAGATGTTAATGCCAACATCCGAAACATTATCAACAAGCGGATTGTGGCCGAGATGAAGGCTGCGGGAATGCCCGTACCCGCTTTGGGCTCACAAAATGGACATACGTCTCAGGAAGAAGCCTTTTAG
- the LOC117141900 gene encoding uncharacterized protein LOC117141900 isoform X2: MKTSGAGNPDELNKSSQSKVSKKSTKSRSKSAKLELTGKNSLSASASSSSASAVSGGIAVGSLPATPTHLNMVTTPTTPTSSLGNYNLFDASFAVAGSGGHGLAGGMGGAETSGNSSRMKSYAGFDPRSIKIFWEQHDQTDVELSQDVCARLAEDASYKVWELINNVKIYSRHSGGVVTYDLVNEVLKDADVPPMLGAMDSDWDRIDYDGSFYFHSDKIFELSAEFQKEVNLCTPDDADFQSICPVDEKHIEQLRQCVQSLVTAALFADSKSQTAAVCHAFQTPLMGSIYRVIVSKMVQLLAFKQQDHLSQRCWRLLRACNYNATANHNACRPEYFNLAEVLVSQLMAPYETIKAPHVDPDPGQTTSIKMEFEEELKVEPDQCPNPETQENLEVMGVEKQEQEPQMFPGESTMEHTIYKLQSEEEEMNPQPETEHLSSFFACPVGNGLVDELCETIGQLASQSGYLHAECLFLIKRRLERFFEGRHISSERDFRYISRAVRGLIALGEYAFREFIPYIYKLRVEEIPDSLWSDLAPAAIFLGGRDDVYLYEWLEYGCGAALQPFLVHYARAYEKMVTRRYVKAKQPAYRIESVPGVRRLEWSTLAAAMCHGDDPSKALKPKPTLCEAFPDLQSPNLQLNCAGNIRFKFAGCRPVLLKPKVATVPHSADSPSSAANGGGGGGASSDILIAKRKLFKPLTNVRKWSPISGYHYLRI, translated from the exons ATGAAAACCTCTGGCGCCGGCAATCCTGACGAGCTGAACAAGTCATCGCAAAGCAAGGTCAGCAAGAAGTCCACAAAGTCGCGATCCAAGTCGGCGAAATTGGAGTTGACTGGGAAGAATTCCCTGTCGGCATCCGCATCATCCTCCAGCGCATCCGCAGTGAGCGGGGGCATTGCAGTGGGCAGCCtgccggccacgcccactcacctAAACATGGTGACAACGCCCACCACGCCAACATCTAGTCTGGGTAACTACAATCTGTTTGACGCCTCATTTGCGGTCGCAGGAAGTGGTGGGCACGGACTTGCAGGCGGCATGGGGGGCGCAGAAACCTCCGGCAACTCTAGTCGAATG AAGAGCTATGCTGGCTTCGATCCGCGCAGCATCAAGATCTTTTGGGAGCAGCACGACCAGACCGATGTCGAACTGTCCCAGGATGTGTGCGCCCGTTTGGCGGAAGATGCCTCCTACAAAGTGTGGGAGCTGATCAAT AATGTCAAAATATACTCTCGCCACTCGGGCGGAGTGGTGACCTACGACCTGGTGAACGAAGTGCTAAAAGATGCCGATGTGCCGCCCATGCTGGGTGCGATGGACAGCGACTGGGATCGGATCGACTATGACGGCAGTTTTTACTTTCACTCGGATAAGATCTTCGAGCTGAGCGCAGAGTTTCAGAAAGAAGTCAATCTGTGCACACCTGATGATGCAGACTTTCAGAGCATCTGTCCAGTGGATGAAAAGCACATTGAGCAACTAAGACAGTGCGTCCAGAGCCTGGTGACGGCCGCCCTTTTTGCGGACAGCAAATCCCAGACGGCCGCCGTCTGCCATGCTTTTCAGACACCCCTGATGGGATCTATCTACCGAGTGATAGTGAGTAAGATGGTCCAGTTGCTAGCCTTTAAGCAGCAGGACCATTTGAGCCAGCGATGCTGGCGACTGCTTCGAGCATGCAACTACAACGCCACTGCTAATCACAATGCCTGCCGGCCGGAGTACTTCAACCTGGCAGAGGTACTTGTCAGCCAGCTAATGGCACCTTACGAAACTATCAAGGCTCCACACGTTGACCCAGATCCGGGACAAACCACCTCCATCAAAATGGAGTTTGAAGAAGAACTAAAGGTTGAGCCAGACCAGTGCCCTAATCCGGAAACCCAGGAAAATCTGGAGGTAATGGGAGTAGAGAAACAGGAGCAGGAACCGCAGATGTTCCCCGGTGAGAGCACCATGGAACACACAATCTACAAGCTGCAatcggaggaggaggaaatgAATCCTCAGCCGGAGACGGAACACCTATCCAGCTTCTTTGCCTGTCCAGTCGGCAATGGCCTGGTGGACGAGCTGTGTGAAACTATAGGACAGCTGGCATCTCAAAGTGGTTACCTACATGCAGAGTGCCTGTTTTTGATCAAGAGACGCCTAGAGAGATTCTTCGAGGGCCGCCACATAAGCAGTGAGAGAG ACTTTAGGTATATCAGTAGAGCAGTTCGTGGTCTCATTGCCCTGGGAGAATATGCCTTTCGTGAGTTTATTCCCTACATCTACAAACTGCGCGTCGAGGAAATCCCGGATAGTTTGTGGTCGGATCTGGCTCCAGCTGCCATCTTCCTCGGCGGTCGTGATGACGTTTACCTGTATGAATGGCTGGAGTACGGATGCGGTGCTGCTCTGCAGCCCTTCCTGGTCCACTATGCGC GAGCCTACGAAAAAATGGTAACTAGACGGTATGTGAAGGCCAAACAACCCGCCTACAGAATAGAATCAGTGCCGGGAGTGCGCCGGCTGGAATGGAGTACTCTTGCGGCAGCCATGTGCCACGGAGACGATCCTAGCAAGGCACTCAAACCGAAGCCTACTCTCTGCGAGGCTTTCCCCGACCTCCAGTCACCTAATCTTCAGCTCAACTGCGCGGGCAACATACGCTTTAAGTTCGCAGGCTGCCGCCCGGTGCTGCTGAAGCCGAAGGTTGCGACTGTTCCCCACTCCGCAGACTCGCCTTCATCGGCCGCGAACGGTGGTGGGGGTGGCGGTGCCAGCTCCGATATCCTGATCGCAAAACGAAAACTCTTTAAGCCCCTGACCAACGTGAGAAAGTGGTCGCCCATCAGTGGCTATCACTACCTGAGGATCTGA
- the LOC117141900 gene encoding uncharacterized protein LOC117141900 isoform X1: MKTSGAGNPDELNKSSQSKVSKKSTKSRSKSAKLELTGKNSLSASASSSSASAVSGGIAVGSLPATPTHLNMVTTPTTPTSSLGNYNLFDASFAVAGSGGHGLAGGMGGAETSGNSSRMGHQKSYAGFDPRSIKIFWEQHDQTDVELSQDVCARLAEDASYKVWELINNVKIYSRHSGGVVTYDLVNEVLKDADVPPMLGAMDSDWDRIDYDGSFYFHSDKIFELSAEFQKEVNLCTPDDADFQSICPVDEKHIEQLRQCVQSLVTAALFADSKSQTAAVCHAFQTPLMGSIYRVIVSKMVQLLAFKQQDHLSQRCWRLLRACNYNATANHNACRPEYFNLAEVLVSQLMAPYETIKAPHVDPDPGQTTSIKMEFEEELKVEPDQCPNPETQENLEVMGVEKQEQEPQMFPGESTMEHTIYKLQSEEEEMNPQPETEHLSSFFACPVGNGLVDELCETIGQLASQSGYLHAECLFLIKRRLERFFEGRHISSERDFRYISRAVRGLIALGEYAFREFIPYIYKLRVEEIPDSLWSDLAPAAIFLGGRDDVYLYEWLEYGCGAALQPFLVHYARAYEKMVTRRYVKAKQPAYRIESVPGVRRLEWSTLAAAMCHGDDPSKALKPKPTLCEAFPDLQSPNLQLNCAGNIRFKFAGCRPVLLKPKVATVPHSADSPSSAANGGGGGGASSDILIAKRKLFKPLTNVRKWSPISGYHYLRI; this comes from the exons ATGAAAACCTCTGGCGCCGGCAATCCTGACGAGCTGAACAAGTCATCGCAAAGCAAGGTCAGCAAGAAGTCCACAAAGTCGCGATCCAAGTCGGCGAAATTGGAGTTGACTGGGAAGAATTCCCTGTCGGCATCCGCATCATCCTCCAGCGCATCCGCAGTGAGCGGGGGCATTGCAGTGGGCAGCCtgccggccacgcccactcacctAAACATGGTGACAACGCCCACCACGCCAACATCTAGTCTGGGTAACTACAATCTGTTTGACGCCTCATTTGCGGTCGCAGGAAGTGGTGGGCACGGACTTGCAGGCGGCATGGGGGGCGCAGAAACCTCCGGCAACTCTAGTCGAATG GGTCATCAGAAGAGCTATGCTGGCTTCGATCCGCGCAGCATCAAGATCTTTTGGGAGCAGCACGACCAGACCGATGTCGAACTGTCCCAGGATGTGTGCGCCCGTTTGGCGGAAGATGCCTCCTACAAAGTGTGGGAGCTGATCAAT AATGTCAAAATATACTCTCGCCACTCGGGCGGAGTGGTGACCTACGACCTGGTGAACGAAGTGCTAAAAGATGCCGATGTGCCGCCCATGCTGGGTGCGATGGACAGCGACTGGGATCGGATCGACTATGACGGCAGTTTTTACTTTCACTCGGATAAGATCTTCGAGCTGAGCGCAGAGTTTCAGAAAGAAGTCAATCTGTGCACACCTGATGATGCAGACTTTCAGAGCATCTGTCCAGTGGATGAAAAGCACATTGAGCAACTAAGACAGTGCGTCCAGAGCCTGGTGACGGCCGCCCTTTTTGCGGACAGCAAATCCCAGACGGCCGCCGTCTGCCATGCTTTTCAGACACCCCTGATGGGATCTATCTACCGAGTGATAGTGAGTAAGATGGTCCAGTTGCTAGCCTTTAAGCAGCAGGACCATTTGAGCCAGCGATGCTGGCGACTGCTTCGAGCATGCAACTACAACGCCACTGCTAATCACAATGCCTGCCGGCCGGAGTACTTCAACCTGGCAGAGGTACTTGTCAGCCAGCTAATGGCACCTTACGAAACTATCAAGGCTCCACACGTTGACCCAGATCCGGGACAAACCACCTCCATCAAAATGGAGTTTGAAGAAGAACTAAAGGTTGAGCCAGACCAGTGCCCTAATCCGGAAACCCAGGAAAATCTGGAGGTAATGGGAGTAGAGAAACAGGAGCAGGAACCGCAGATGTTCCCCGGTGAGAGCACCATGGAACACACAATCTACAAGCTGCAatcggaggaggaggaaatgAATCCTCAGCCGGAGACGGAACACCTATCCAGCTTCTTTGCCTGTCCAGTCGGCAATGGCCTGGTGGACGAGCTGTGTGAAACTATAGGACAGCTGGCATCTCAAAGTGGTTACCTACATGCAGAGTGCCTGTTTTTGATCAAGAGACGCCTAGAGAGATTCTTCGAGGGCCGCCACATAAGCAGTGAGAGAG ACTTTAGGTATATCAGTAGAGCAGTTCGTGGTCTCATTGCCCTGGGAGAATATGCCTTTCGTGAGTTTATTCCCTACATCTACAAACTGCGCGTCGAGGAAATCCCGGATAGTTTGTGGTCGGATCTGGCTCCAGCTGCCATCTTCCTCGGCGGTCGTGATGACGTTTACCTGTATGAATGGCTGGAGTACGGATGCGGTGCTGCTCTGCAGCCCTTCCTGGTCCACTATGCGC GAGCCTACGAAAAAATGGTAACTAGACGGTATGTGAAGGCCAAACAACCCGCCTACAGAATAGAATCAGTGCCGGGAGTGCGCCGGCTGGAATGGAGTACTCTTGCGGCAGCCATGTGCCACGGAGACGATCCTAGCAAGGCACTCAAACCGAAGCCTACTCTCTGCGAGGCTTTCCCCGACCTCCAGTCACCTAATCTTCAGCTCAACTGCGCGGGCAACATACGCTTTAAGTTCGCAGGCTGCCGCCCGGTGCTGCTGAAGCCGAAGGTTGCGACTGTTCCCCACTCCGCAGACTCGCCTTCATCGGCCGCGAACGGTGGTGGGGGTGGCGGTGCCAGCTCCGATATCCTGATCGCAAAACGAAAACTCTTTAAGCCCCTGACCAACGTGAGAAAGTGGTCGCCCATCAGTGGCTATCACTACCTGAGGATCTGA
- the LOC117147101 gene encoding peroxisome assembly protein 12, which produces MAEAANVRQNLQNVPSIFEISAAETLDNLIYPALSKIFDYFGLRLDFKLWGSLRIREELSPLLTWMLQYLYLRKRASSFGESFYGLQRTVTTTGDLLNRRQQFASATLLTFMPYVERKLRSRIIRHEDTSPWEQRLLSAFHAFHAAKAAYTFLYLVKYASNHSPIFRFLGLTLRYPSEPPKEDQWTYVVLKMLEVLAFFLQFVQWWYSNDQRRKVGGTLINPEAMPRKQLPKEVQQSLPQRGKCPVCLLSIQTPTACSVSGYVFCWKCIVSHMKEHGTCPVTQYPISLDDLVRIYET; this is translated from the coding sequence ATGGCAGAAGCGGCCAATGTGCGCCAGAACCTTCAAAATGTGCCTTCGATCTTCGAAATTTCGGCGGCGGAGACGCTGGACAACCTGATTTACCCGGCACTGAGCAAGATATTCGACTACTTCGGATTGCGGCTGGACTTTAAACTCTGGGGAAGTTTGAGGATTCGGGAGGAGCTGTCGCCCTTGCTGACTTGGATGCTGCAGTACCTGTATCTGCGCAAGAGGGCCTCCTCCTTCGGGGAGAGCTTCTACGGATTGCAAAGGACGGTCACAACCACAGGGGATCTGCTGAACCGCAGGCAGCAGTTCGCCTCTGCCACACTGCTAACCTTCATGCCTTACGTGGAGCGGAAGTTAAGGAGCAGGATCATCAGGCACGAGGACACCAGTCCCTGGGAGCAACGCCTTCTAAGCGCATTTCATGCTTTTCATGCCGCCAAGGCGGCGTATACATTCCTATACCTCGTGAAGTACGCCTCAAACCACTCGCCCATCTTCAGATTTTTGGGGCTGACCCTTCGCTATCCCAGCGAACCTCCTAAGGAGGATCAGTGGACCTACGTGGTCCTAAAGATGTTGGAGGTCTTGGCCTTCTTCCTGCAGTTCGTCCAGTGGTGGTACTCCAACGACCAGCGGCGGAAAGTGGGTGGAACTCTGATAAATCCCGAAGCGATGCCGAGAAAGCAGCTGCCCAAGGAAGTACAGCAGAGCCTTCCCCAGAGGGGCAAGTGCCCAGTCTGCCTGCTATCCATCCAGACGCCCACTGCCTGCTCCGTTTCCGGCTACGTCTTTTGCTGGAAGTGCATCGTTAGCCACATGAAGGAGCACGGCACCTGCCCGGTCACCCAGTATCCCATTAGTCTGGACGACCTGGTGCGCATCTACGAGACGTAA
- the LOC117147110 gene encoding post-GPI attachment to proteins factor 2, with product MMHFLEDQANLLPSSIKDLQARRHFRVSVGPILALGLLQLPVCMAYNLVMAITTDFQSTTYTTCNAFNIFPTTSAAAKSQHKVWALACWLEFPFLIASAWLQFRFYRRNLRRPVRSVGCLMAIIMAVSSSSVLLWGTFPQEDGDSLLHITIAVSLFVSCAIYMAGSFVCAKYYMSDRSGQLHEEFTLRLKSGLVFTYYVWVVVMWIFYFIHQKFCFPLAYSVFGMGEFISCECFFIYLCTAYFDFYHVYICYDQRLGFFLSEM from the exons ATGATGCACTTTCTGGAGGATCAAGCCAATCTGTTGCCCAGCTCCATCAAGGATTTGCAGGCGAGGCGTCATTTCCGCGTCTCAGTTGGTCCTATTCTCGCACTCGGGCTTCTGCAATTGCCCGTGTGCATGGCATACAACCTGGTGATGGCCATCACAACGGACTTTCAGTCCACCACGTATACCACCTGTAATGCCTTCAACATCTTTCCCACCACATCGGCAGCTGCCAAGTCTCAGCACAAAGTGTGGGCTCTGGCTTGCTGGCTGGAGTTCCCATTTCTCATTGCCAGTGCATGGCTGCAGTTCCGCTTCTATCGGAGGAATCTGCGCAGGCCGGTCCGCAGTGTCGGCTGCCTGATGGCCATCATTATGGCTGTCAGTAGTTCCAGCGTACTGCTATGGGGCACCTTTCCCCAAGAGGATGGCGACTCATTGCTGCATATAACCATCGCCGTGTCGCTATTCGTATCGTGTGCCATTTATATGGCAGGTTCCTTTGTGTGCGCCAAGTACTATATGAGCGATAGGAGCGGGCAGCTGCATGAGGAATTCACCTTGCGGCTAAAGAGCGGGCTGGTGTTCACCTACTACGTCTGGGTGGTGGTCATGTGGATATTTTACTTTATACATCAGAAGTTTTGCTTTCCCTTGG CCTACTCCGTATTCGGTATGGGCGAGTTCATCTCCTGTGAGTGCTTCTTTATCTACCTGTGCACGGCCTACTTTGATTTCTACCACGTCTACATATGCTACGACCAACGTTTGGGTTTCTTTCTCAGCGAGATGTAA
- the LOC117147120 gene encoding post-GPI attachment to proteins factor 2 gives MLPTYERFSDPKSVLFRLPFARLALVALSLPLGGFFFCVIWSLTFDFVRSTYTHCDVTNYLPSVSAAIGNYEPQKTVWRLAIFLHLPLRLAVAKIYLEHYREHIRRSRRLLGILACFLNVVEDLALFCLSFWTSADHYETHRNAFVVFIACSECYMLVSYLLNRNIRKTVLLPHEEKSLRYKRNLFLVNVMAFGLAGYCFVRHNSHCEAGVYTFFALFEYIVVLTNMGFHMTSYWDFYALNVVCDAKHGLYLSQS, from the exons ATGCTGCCTACTTACGAGCGCTTCAGTGATCCCAAAAGCGTCCTCTTCCGGCTTCCCTTCGCGAGACTGGCACTGGTGGCTCTTAGTTTGCCCCTGGGAGGATTCTTCTTCTGCGTGATTTGGTCTCTGACCTTTGACTTCGTTAGGAGCACCTACACCCACTGCGATGTGACCAACTATCTGCCCTCAGTCTCGGCGGCCATTGGGAACTATGAGCCCCAAAAAACTGTCTGGAGACTGGCCATCTTTCTGCATTTACCGCTCCGTTTGGCAGTGGCCAAAATCTACTTGGAGCACTATCGGGAACACATCCGCCGGAGCAGAAGATTGCTGGGCATCCTGGCCTGCTTCTTGAACGTCGTGGAGGATCTGGCCCTCTTCTGCTTGTCGTTTTGGACCTCTGCGGATCACTATGAGACCCACAGAAACGCGTTTGTGGTGTTCATTGCCTGCTCCGAGTGCTATATGCTGGTTTCCTACCTGCTGAACAGGAATATACGGAAGACCGTGCTCTTGCCGCACGAGGAGAAGTCGCTGAGGTACAAGAGGAATCTGTTCTTGGTAAATGTGATGGCCTTTGGCTTGGCAGGATACTGCTTCGTGAGGCACAACTCACATTGCGAGGCGGGAG TCTACACCTTCTTCGCGTTGTTCGAGTACATCGTGGTGCTGACCAACATGGGCTTCCACATGACCTCCTACTGGGACTTCTACGCCCTGAACGTGGTGTGTGATGCCAAGCACGGTCTCTATCTATCACAATCGTAG
- the LOC117138437 gene encoding cleavage and polyadenylation specificity factor subunit 4: MDILLANVSGLQFKAERDLIEQVGAIPLPFYGMDKSIAAVCNFITRNGQECDKGSACPFRHIRGDRTIVCKHWLRGLCKKGDQCEFLHEYDMTKMPECYFYSRFNACHNKECPFLHIDPQSKVKDCPWYKRGFCRHGPHCRHQHLRRVLCMDYLAGFCPEGPSCKHMHPHFELPPLAELGKDQLHKKLPTCHYCGELGHKANSCKQYVGSLEHRNNINAMDHSGGHSGGYSGHNEGAEDMQSNHHSQPHGPGFVKVPTPLEEITCYKCGNKGHYANKCPKGHLAFLSNQHSHK; the protein is encoded by the coding sequence ATGGACATCCTTTTGGCCAACGTGAGTGGGCTGCAGTTCAAGGCTGAGCGGGACCTCATCGAGCAGGTGGGCGCCATCCCGCTGCCGTTCTACGGCATGGACAAGTCCATCGCGGCGGTCTGCAATTTCATCACCAGGAACGGGCAGGAGTGCGACAAAGGGAGCGCCTGTCCCTTCCGACACATTCGCGGGGACAGGACTATCGTGTGCAAGCACTGGCTGAGAGGACTGTGCAAGAAGGGCGACCAGTGCGAGTTCCTGCACGAGTATGACATGACCAAGATGCCCGAGTGCTACTTCTACTCGAGGTTCAACGCCTGCCACAACAAAGAGTGCCCCTTTCTGCACATCGACCCGCAGAGCAAGGTGAAGGACTGTCCCTGGTACAAGAGAGGCTTCTGCCGCCACGGTCCCCACTGCCGGCACCAGCATCTGCGCCGAGTCCTGTGCATGGACTACCTGGCCGGCTTCTGCCCCGAGGGCCCGTCCTGCAAGCACATGCATCCCCACTTCGAGCTGCCCCCACTTGCGGAACTGGGTAAGGATCAGCTGCACAAGAAACTGCCCACGTGCCACTATTGCGGCGAGCTGGGCCACAAGGCCAACTCGTGCAAGCAGTATGTGGGCAGCCTGGAGCACCGCAACAATATCAACGCTATGGATCACTCCGGCGGACACTCGGGCGGCTACTCCGGCCACAACGAAGGCGCGGAAGACATGCAATCCAATCACCACAGTCAGCCGCATGGTCCCGGCTTCGTCAAGGTGCCCACGCCCCTGGAGGAGATCACCTGCTACAAGTGCGGGAACAAGGGCCACTACGCGAACAAGTGTCCCAAGGGCCACCTCGCCTTCCTCTCCAACCAACATAGTCATAAGTAG